In Zingiber officinale cultivar Zhangliang chromosome 9B, Zo_v1.1, whole genome shotgun sequence, the genomic window ttaagttccgcttgcgattcaaatctaaatcattaagaacagataagttaaatttggaatcaatgatgttgagttccgtctgcgattcctaatttaacttctaaagaacacaataggttatttaaggaaaggttcgacacttgtacaaaaattttgtacagtggaaccagtacgttttcctaggattaaccaacagttgaagccatatcttcctagacatgcatagacatagtttctctaatgtactattatccaaaacttcacAAGTACCGTAGGTCATGTTAAACTATTGTCCAtttttaaactagtcctaattaccctgccgggtaggttagtttttggtTACCCTATTGGGTAAGTTTGTTTTGAaggtgccagttattctggagcctccccctaaattatttatttttcttttaagatttttgtataattaagatttgttttagttaagatttaatttttaatttttaattttaatttaatttttaagttttaatttcaattcaatttaagttttaattttttttttaagtcaatttaagttttaatttaattttgaatgaattaaattggtcaaattatccttctttaaaggagtgtatttaatgtttaagtttttattaatttttaaatttaaattaattaaattatttgaattatatctGTTGATTAATTTCATAATCAAAAGATACTTGATTATATCTTAGATTTGGTTTAGACTTGTAATTCAAGTTtagatttaatgatttaattatctgttcttatttatgaattttatttttcaaaagattgatttgtttttctaatttcctaaaccttgaatatgaaattttaaagattaaagaattatattctaaattattgtttagatttttattagttaatttatttagttGAGCATACATATCTAATTGTTGATGTAAATCCAACCTAGAGCAATgataattatctaatttactaacatGTGTAGAAAAAATTAGATTGTCATGTATAGTAAACTCACTAACCTTGCTCCCTCCGGATCCTTgagtcttctttctgggcattgaagTTTGTAGTGACCCATCTTTTTGCAATTGAAGCATTGGATATGCTCCTTCCCTTTTTGAACTTTAGGTGTCGACTTCTCCTTTACCTTTGGTTGTGTGGTTCGAGTCTTATAGGTGGgacacttacttttgtaatgccctctttcactgcatttaaaacatattaaatgatatttaaattttgaatttttaaatttaccttTAGAATCATTGTTAGGATTCTCCTCCTTGTCCACCATCGTCTcagatttaaattctgagttttGTTCTAACTTTGattcagatccttccacctcttctTGTGCCATTAAGGTCATAAAGTTTGTTTGGTCTGATTTTGAGGATGACTCTAGGGATTCGGACTCAGATCCGAACTCTAGCttgacttgatcctctagctctatcggctcctcgtgaagcttgatcaattgggtctaaagctcatatgcattcttgtacttttatagtctgcataaaacattgaatggtaaaatattacaaataagttTACTTACATTTTCGTTCAATTCTGAGTCccaagaaggttttctcaatatcagccaattatcaaaatttagacttcctaagaaacattccattcctcgcctccagtagttgaaatcttcttgattatatggtggtggttcgtggatgttccgtccttcttgaatagACATTGGTATATGCAAAAAGAATAGACAAGAAATaatttccaagacttggtcttggggtAAGCAatgtgggagataaagaaatatgcgtgggaaaaatatatatatatatatatgttttaaaaaaaattataaaatattaataaaatattaaaaaaatattaaaaaaatattattacagaATTTTGAGAATGCAATATTTTACTAATaccgaccaatggtgaaaagatgaaaatgaaaatttcaaaaatgattttgagaatgcGATAAACCCAAACGatatctattttacttttaaaaagagCCCTCCTTgttcgattggtggttgcaccaattcagagtgatacctactctgataccacttgttggatcgagtaattcgctagaggggggtgaatagtgatttagAAATTTGAGTAGAAAATCGAATACATAACGGAAGaataaaaatacaacgctaacacaagtaattttttacttggttcggagccttcgtcgactcctactccaaggcccacatttgttgagtgctttcgttgggcaatccactagaaaTTCGAAATGTGATTACAAAATTAAGGTACAAGAACTTTGgaaaagaaataccgacaatagtaaaGGAAATAAAAGGTAGCACGTTGTCGGAGAAGTTTCGCAGCAGGAGCACAACACAACAGAGCAAGCATTGGGAGGCGTTGTGATTGaattgttctttgctccagggcatatcctccttatataggaggctcagggcgcccggatcccttccgggttcctggagtgtgacgtagcccaaCCAACCATAGAGCTCCATGTGGCGATGCACGATGGGGATAAAGTTTGCATTCCGGGTGCCCGAATCCCTTTCGGGCACCCGAACCTTTATTTTCCAGCTAcctacaagaaaacgttagtccgaggtggaatgaaaattatacaaccctacaaaataaagtattagcataatttatataaggaacaagtagtaattagattctgtctcgccgagaccagaatctagtcaagatctcaacttagagttccgaaatggttctaagttggatcggcgcctaagttcccttcccgggaacccGTCCTCACTGTCACTCCCCTCCattgacttacctttacttacctgccagacgtccggtcagcccgtcgactcgtccggacttcgtgccagctaactagtcagcccatcgacctagcaacactgagttaggacaatagataaaaatagtacagtaaacctagggttacctccctagggttgcctaacttcactcactagaacttccattgcctgacttcactcaccaggacttccactacctagcttcactcactaggacccgacttcactcaccgggacttcccctacctagcttcactcattagggcccggtttcactcaccgggacttccaccaccaagCTTCACTCAGTAGAGCCCGATTTTACTCACCGAGACTTCCaccttgcctaacctttggttagaacttacctttgctagtcatctagtcctaactagacttctctctaccaaatatcaagtcctgtttgggtcaacccttggtcatattgtcaaacatcgaaaccctagaagtggattgcaccaacaatatttgTCCGATATAACCAATAAAGGAGGTGATCGGACACACATAAGACTTGAGTCCAGTCAATCGGCTACcaagcctctttcgactagatttgaaaaggaggctagtgatacggaCTATTACGAACATACCCAGGTATGATGTGATAGTTAAAGTCAGGGGGATGTGGCTGTCAAAGTTAGGGTGAGGTGGCTGTCAGGGGGCCACTCACAATAAGGCTTGGTTCCTTGCCCATCACTAAGGCCCTCGGTACAAGGACGCTCGAAAAATAGGTTGGTCGGACCAAAGTGACCTAGCATTCCTTACATATAGTAATGTGCCTAGCATATACCCGACTAGCCATCATCCGTCTAGGTTCAAGAGAGTCCCGACCGACCACAAGACCGACCGAGTGCACTATTCAAGCAAGACCTGGGGGCCTATCATCTCGCTCTGGGTGCCTAGTATACAATGGGTTAATATGGCAATCAGTCAAAACATAGGGGTCTTCACTGTCAATTTTCCCGTCCTTCTGTACATGGGAGGCTTAATAAACAAATGGCTTATCTTCGCCAAGTAAATATACAAGGCAAATTTTAGAAGAAACCTGACTAAATTTCCAGAGCTCAAATATCACTACAGGGACATGCCTCCTAGTACAAGGATGATCTACTGAAATTACTGGTCAGGCTCCTCGGGGGCTCAGTTCTCCATTCTTCGAAAACAAGTATTCCTACCTATGGTCGGTCGATTTTAAGAACTGTCCAAACCTAGGGGACTTGGATTCCCATTACTTCATAATCAGATCTTCAGCATTACATAATCCAAACCCAAGCAGTCTTAAGGGTCGTCTGTCATGCCATACTCAATATTCTGCTCTTATATATATGCATTTGGTCGACCAAACATTTGACCGGGATATCTTTGGGGACCACATTGCCAGAGAATCATAGCAGCTTGTCAAAAAATAATAACCGCTTATCAGATAATATTTTCTGCTATTTTGTGGATATTCAATAGAACCTTCCTCAAAAGTGACTCTACACTTCCCATTAGCTGACACTTTATGATAGCATGTTCCATCAACTGTCTCATTGGCCTTAGTTACAAAAAGGGTGCGCACAGGTAAGGGAAGATTTCTTAGACGGTGACTATTTGCCTCCCAGAATACATATTCCTTTACTTGACAAACTCTGACACCTGACATTCTTTATCATCTTATGATTGCAGAGGTTATGAGAAGTGGTATATAAAGCAGAGTCTTCTCCGATAGCAATGTACACTTTAAGACGCTTTTTGAGACACTTATGCTTTGATACACCTTGACACTCTCCGCTACATAGCTACTGTTCAATTTCCCGTTGTGACATCACATTGATTTGAGCATCAGAGGGTCTTCGCCAGAGACCCCTTTTATAGTTTTTAGGCACTGACGTTTGTTTGGTCTCTCTAGTGTGCCCAGGAAGGATTTTTGTTCTCATTTGCAGCCCCTACTCTCATCTAAAGTCTTCATTCAATCAACCTCACTACCACCTGCCTAGTGCGTTATCTCTCCAGCTTTCAGACATGATCATTTACGTTCCAGATCAGGCTGAGGAGATTCTCACAAacgacaccaaatttgatcccgtccagaAATTGAGTTGGATGGAGGAGCTGGTGATGAGGGTAAGGATGTTGACGAAAAGAGGACATAGATTTATGGCCTACAAGGGCATTGTAGGCTTTTCCGCCTTACAACGGAGTGGGGTGGGGGTGAAGGAAAGGTCGCCGATTATACTCATGAGCCTGCGCACACGTAGAGAGATCATATGAGAGCGTTAGAGCGAGAACTAAGAAAGAGATCACTGATGCAaatcctctgacgctcaagtcaaaagcAACAATATTAATAAAGGAAGTAGGAATAACCGTAAAAACTAAATAATAAGAATCAATAATATAACATACGAAATATGGCCATGTAAGTTAAAGTGGATAGGGAGATGAAGATCAAACAAACCGAGAAATATGCCCATGTAAGTTAAAGTGGATAGGGAGATGAAGATCAAACAAACCGAGTAAAATGAACAGATCGGACGAGATATATAAGGAAACCAGGCAAGTGGACCAAACTAATTGAGCTTGTCCACAAGATTGACCAATCAAATTGAAAGGGTTGTGGGTCAATTAAGGGTGTAAATCATGTGTATTAGGGCAGGAAAGCTAATTAGGGCAAATTGGATTTGTACGACTGAGCGAGGTCATGGATAAgcattagaaatattttatttccatGCAAAAGTTTTTGGTATAATCATGCAATATGTAGTTTTACGTAGGACATTTTATTTTTTACTCATATAATTAACCTTGAATTAATGAATGCTGGATGCTGATCACATGATCCTGGACATGAAAATTTCATCGACAGCTAGTCCCTCAGggagaaaattaattaattggacagaaaataatttttaataatgagGGGAAAATCCAAAACGACAACATTAAATTTGTCAGTTGCTTTGGATTTGCATGGTCAGCAAGTGAGCTGCATGTGGTGGAACTGCCCACGTGAACCCTGTCCCCAACCTCTTTCGCTCCTCAATCCCAATCTCCATTTCCTGCAATTTCTTACTCAATATTCATCTTTGGAATTGGATCGTTAGTTAATTACATTCAAGAAATGGATATTGTGTTTGTGAAAGATGTTTGGAAgcatctttctttctttctttcttgattCAAGGATGGAATATTTACACAAAGATTTGATGTTCTTGGAGATTTGAAAGCTGAGTTTGGAGTTAGGAAGATGGAGAAGAGTTAGAATTCAGGAGCTCCAAATTCCGGCGAAGATGGCTGTGAATCTGTTGGCCGACGACAGCTTCTTGATGAGTTTCTTGGCCTCCGCCACGTCCGTCTCCGCCAGCTTCTCCAGGTGCTCGACGCAGCCCGACGCCGCGATCCTGCGCCGAACGGTGGTGCCGTGATCGGTTAGCGTCACGAGCGCCGCCACCAGGAACCGTTTGGTGGCCGACTTTTCCTCCGGGTTCAGCAGCCGGAGCAGCCTGTtcaggttctcttcctctttcacAAAACGTTTCCGGTTCTTATGGACCGACAGTACGCCGGCGAGGGCCTCCGCCGCCATCTCGCGCACTTGAAACGACCGCGCCTCGAGGAGTCGCACTAGCTCCGGGATGAATCCCGCGTCCCCCATCGCCCGCTTCACTGCCTCCGACGCGCTCCCCAGGCGCGACACGGCCTTCAGTGCCGCCTCCTGAACGCTGACCTCGCCGCCCCGCAGTAAGATCAGAGCGCGGTCGAGGAAGCCTGAGACAACCAGGTGGTCTGCCACCGCTACGCTCGGCGAGGTGATGCAGAGGTTCTCAATCGCCCGCAGCGACACCTCCTTCGCCTTGGGTGAGCCGGCGTCGAGAACCCGAACCAGCGCCCCGAGCACGCCATCTCTGGCCGACGTGCTCTGCTCGCCGTGGCAGGCGACGGCGAGCAAAAGCTCAATGCCTTGCACTTGCGCCACTTCGTCACTCGCCCCGGTAAGCTTTATGAAGGCCGCCACGGCGCCCTGCTCCACCATGTACCGCTTGATCTCCTCCACGCCGCTGATGCTTCGCAGCACGCCGCAGGCATAACGCACCAGCTCGCTGGTACTTGACTCGTCGCTGCAGATGCTGAGGAGAGCCGGCACGCCGCCGTGGGCCGAGACCGACCACGCGTTGTCGGAATTTTCCGTCAGCATCTTCAGCGCGCTCGCCGCTCGCTCCTTAGCGACCATTCTTATTCCCGACGTCTCCAACAGGCGGATCAGCGGCGCGACGGCTCCGGCCGTGACGAGTGCAGCCTTGTGCGAGTCGAAGCGAGCCACGGCAGCGACCGCCTCGGCAGCCTCCTCTTGTATGTCGCCTCTCCCGCAGTACTCGAGCAGGGTGACCAGGGAAGCCACGCCGTCGGCGACCTCCACGGACAGAATTCTAGCGTACCTGTCGTCCTCGCGAAGAACTTCATTGAGCGCGCTCAACGCCCGCAGCCGCATCTCCACATCCCCAATCTTGAGCCTGGACACAAGATCCTTCACGTAAAACCGGATGTCGTCGCGGCTGGCGCCGGCGTCCGGCCGCGACAGGACGATGGCTCGGCCGATCGTCAAAATCCCAGAGGCGTAGACCTCCTCGAGGCGCTTCAGGTGGAGGTCCAACTTAGCAGCGACCACGTCGAGGTCGCTCCGGAGCAGAAGCTTCCCCCCGCTGTAAGACTCGTCGGCGCAACGGACAACCAACCGCTGCGCCTCGCCCACAGTTGCAGCTACCGACTGCAGCAGGTCCAGAATCCGGGGGCTGTTCGAAGAGTGGTCGGCGGCGGCGAGGGAGGAGCTGAGATGCTCGAGCTTGAGGCGAATGAGTTGCCATTTGGACTGGAAGCACCGGAGAATGTAGGTGGAGGAGATGAGGAGATTGACGAGATCAACTAAGTCCCTGCGAAGGCTAATTTCTTGAGGTTGCTCAAGAACAGTGGCCGATTCTTCGACTTCCTCCTGCACCATGTCGGACGTCATGGCCTTAGAGTCATGTCCTCatgcaagaggaagaggagaaagaagaagaggaggaagaacaaACTTTTGCTTCTGCAACCGTAACTGAAGTCTATCGTCTTCGGCCAAGTGGAGATGTTTCTGCTTATACTGTCAGTGCTGTGGCCAGAAGGGAATAAGGTTAAGTCACTGGAAAGCAGAGTTACCAGCGACGGTGAAAATGGTCGGACCAGCAGAGTTACGCTGCAGGCCTGAAATTCTCAGGGATTGCCAAGTTTACAGAGAGAATTTGCAGGGATCATGAGTGGGGCAGAGCAATCCATTGGGAAATCTGAGACTTATTGGATTGGTTTAAATAATATGAATACTTTAGTGGAAttatttagtttaaaaattaaaagagtgccttttattttattttattttattaatatcattaaaaggctactttttttattaattattttatcttaCCTTGGGTATCTAAATTAGTTTTTATCTTTTGTGTTAGTTGTCACGGGATTATCGTAACAACGTTCTTTAGTCAACCATATGTTAATTTGTCACCCCATCCTGGGATACCTAAGAAATTAAGAGTGGTCCTGGCACTATTATCTTGGGTTTTTATTTTTGACTATTTTGAATGTATAAAAATGAAATCACATATGTATAATATTACAATAATTATGagtggttatatatatatatatatagtttagctTTAAATATCAGCTTgcattgattaattttaaaataatcaagtaaatcttatagaattttttcatcatttttcaaaataaaaaaaatatattcataacgaataatctaggttaataatttattttaaaaaattcacctGAAATGAAAATTAGCACATTAAATACTTTGCTAAAAAGACGCTCGATCGCTATTATTATCCTGGGCTATATGTACTATTGATTAATATTGATTCTGTGCGGAAGTTGAGTCGGATGAAGACGGGCCGCGCTGTCCTcgaggttgacggaaagtcgttacGAAGCCTGGTCGATCAGGCACCCGTCGGAAGAGCTTACACGAGCGGATGACCGGGGGGTGATGACGGAGATGATGAAGTAAGGAccttgcacacactcagacaagccaccttatgttagagaccaagaaccagggaaaaagtccccgggtcagaccctctgacgctcaagtcagatactttttccccagaaacacaatgaaaggacgaaaagtaagaaACGAGTGCGAAAAGATGAGTGaacgtacctgcgtaagggacaaagcctccctttttatattgcAATGGGTGCTTCTGGAATCTGACgggtgtcagagaatgtcggatgtcaggctttgtctggcggtgaatgacacgtgacGTCCTCCTATAGGTCTAGGAAGGAATCAGAGGGC contains:
- the LOC122025570 gene encoding vacuolar protein 8-like, with protein sequence MTSDMVQEEVEESATVLEQPQEISLRRDLVDLVNLLISSTYILRCFQSKWQLIRLKLEHLSSSLAAADHSSNSPRILDLLQSVAATVGEAQRLVVRCADESYSGGKLLLRSDLDVVAAKLDLHLKRLEEVYASGILTIGRAIVLSRPDAGASRDDIRFYVKDLVSRLKIGDVEMRLRALSALNEVLREDDRYARILSVEVADGVASLVTLLEYCGRGDIQEEAAEAVAAVARFDSHKAALVTAGAVAPLIRLLETSGIRMVAKERAASALKMLTENSDNAWSVSAHGGVPALLSICSDESSTSELVRYACGVLRSISGVEEIKRYMVEQGAVAAFIKLTGASDEVAQVQGIELLLAVACHGEQSTSARDGVLGALVRVLDAGSPKAKEVSLRAIENLCITSPSVAVADHLVVSGFLDRALILLRGGEVSVQEAALKAVSRLGSASEAVKRAMGDAGFIPELVRLLEARSFQVREMAAEALAGVLSVHKNRKRFVKEEENLNRLLRLLNPEEKSATKRFLVAALVTLTDHGTTVRRRIAASGCVEHLEKLAETDVAEAKKLIKKLSSANRFTAIFAGIWSS